The Hypnocyclicus thermotrophus genome includes a window with the following:
- the infC gene encoding translation initiation factor IF-3 — protein MFFISQKTRINDKIRAKEVMVIGDNGEQLGVMKLNDALDLASEKKLDLVEVAPNANPIVCKIMDYGKFKYDKEKKAKEAKKNQKVVVVKEIKFKSRIDKHDFDTKVSKISKFLEKEYKVKVSLMLFGRERMHSEIGINLLDQVAEIFADKAVVDKKYNEAQKFLMLSPKKQ, from the coding sequence GTGTTTTTTATTTCTCAAAAGACGCGAATTAATGACAAAATTCGAGCAAAAGAAGTAATGGTTATCGGTGATAATGGTGAACAATTAGGAGTAATGAAATTAAATGATGCACTTGATTTAGCATCAGAAAAAAAACTTGATTTAGTTGAAGTAGCTCCAAATGCTAATCCAATTGTTTGTAAAATAATGGATTACGGAAAATTTAAATATGACAAAGAAAAAAAAGCTAAAGAAGCTAAAAAAAATCAAAAAGTTGTTGTTGTAAAAGAAATTAAATTTAAATCAAGAATTGACAAACATGATTTTGATACTAAAGTATCTAAAATATCTAAATTTTTAGAAAAAGAATACAAAGTAAAAGTTAGCTTAATGCTTTTCGGTAGAGAAAGAATGCATTCTGAAATTGGTATTAATTTACTTGACCAAGTTGCTGAAATATTTGCTGATAAAGCAGTTGTAGATAAAAAATATAATGAAGCTCAAAAATTTTTAATGCTATCACCTAAAAAGCAATAA